Genomic DNA from Shewanella woodyi ATCC 51908:
CGATCAAATAAAAGCACTACTTAATGCGAAAGTGAGTGTTTTTGTTGGCCAATCGGGTGTTGGAAAATCTTCACTGATCAACTCAATGATGCCTGATGCGGAACTGTTAATCGGAGACGTTTCTGAAAACTCAGGATTAGGGCAACACACGACAACGACTGCAAAGTTACTTCACTTTGCCAGTGGTGGAGACTTAATTGATTCTCCAGGCGTTCGTGAGTTTGCACTTTGGCACTTACCCGCTGAACGAGTAGGTTGGTGCTTTATCGAGTTCAGAGACTACTTAGGTACCTGTAAATTTAGAGACTGCAAACATCAAAACGATCCTGGCTGCGCAATCACCCAAGCCTTCAATGAAGGGAAGATCACCGAAGATAGATATAATAACTACCACAGAATCATCGCCAGTCTAGATGAGCAACGTCACGCTCGCCATTTTAGAAGTGATACAGATCTGTAACTCGGTTAGCAACAGAAAAATTAGGGAAGTAAAAAAGTGGATAAAATAAAAATCGCGCTGCAGTATATGATGCCTAAACATTTAATCTCACGCCTTGTTGGTAAACTAGCAGCGGCAGAGATGGGAAGTGTCACCACAGCAGCAATCAAGTGGTTTATTAAACAATACAAAATAGATATGAGTGAAGCGGCTCAAAGCTCACCAGAGGCGTACAGCACGTTTAATGACTTCTTCACCCGCGCTCTTAAGCCGGGCATCCGCCCTATTTCAGATAAAAAAGACTACATAGTTCACCCTGTTGATGGTGCTGTGAGCCAATGTGGTCCGATAAAACATGGACAGATATTTCAAGCTAAAGGACATGAATATTCATCACTTGCGCTTTTAGGCGATCGAGCTGATGATGCAAAACGGTTCGAAGATGGTGACTTTGCAACTATCTATCTGGCACCGAAGGATTACCACAGAATTCATATGCCAATTAAAGGAACCTTGTCAAAAATGACCTATGTTCCTGGCGAACTGTTTTCAGTCAACCCGCTAACAGCGGAAAACGTTCCTGGTCTATTTGCTAGAAACGAGCGCGTCGTGGCAATCTTCGAAACCGAGATAGGTCCAATGGCGATGGTATTAGTTGGTGCAACAATCGTTGCCAGCATAGAAACTATTTGGGCAGGCACAGTTACACCGCCAACAGGTAAGAAAGTATTTACTTGGGATTATCCAACCGAAGGACCTGCTGCACTTACCTTAGACAAAGGTGCAGAGATGGGCCGATTTAAGTTAGGTAGTACGGTTGTCATGCTATTTGCCAAAGATGCTTTAGATGACTTTGCTGATGATGTCACTCCGAAAGCCGTCACACGTATGGGACAGCCTTTCGCAAAAATCGAAGATTAATGACCCAAGCTGAGAGCAATAGACAATCAGGTTTATTAGAGTTACACATCGCAGTGCTGCTTTTTGGTGGCACTGCACTCTTCTCAAAACTCATTCCTCTTGGCGCATTGGATATCACTCTACTGCGCTGTCTCATCGCTGCGACAGCCTTAGCTTTACTTGTTAAAGCCAGTAAAAGTAGATTACGACTCGACTCATCAAAAGACTATTTTATCGCCATTGGACTAGGCATTGTCGTCAGCCTTCACTGGGTCACTTACTTTGCTTCAATGCAACTATCCTCAGTCGCTATCGGCATGATAGCTTTCTTCACTTACCCAGTTATGACTGTGTTAGTGGAGCCTTTTTTTACTGGGAGTCCTATTAAAAAGGTCGATATCATTAGTGGTCTAGTTGTACTTACTGGCGTAATACTCCTGATCCCTGAGGCTAACTTAGGCAACGATGTGACCTTAGGAATTGCGATAGGTATTCTGTCTGCTATCTTTTTCACCGTCAGAAACTTACTACACAAACGGTACTTTTCAGCCTACTCTGGCTCTAAAGCCATGTTCTATCAAACAGCTGTTGCCGTTATTTTTTTAGCTCCTTGGCATACGATAGAGCTAGGCCAGATAGAGCAAAATGTGTGGTGGATGATACTTCTATTAGGCGTCGTTTTTACCGCTGCACCCCACGCACTTTTTACCGCAGCACTAAGACACCTAAGTGCTAAAACAGTCAGTTTAGTCTCTTGTCTTCAGCCTTTTTACGGAGCTATGCTAGCCTTATTATTTCTTGGAGAGACCTTAGATCTAAAAACAACAATAGGCGGGTTCTTAGTCGTGGCAACCTCTATATTTGAAACACAACAGAGTCGAAAACAACCTAAAGTGGCCCCCTCTAAAAATTAAATAGAAGCGCGCTAAAACAGAGCCAGAAGATAAACCGGTAGCTTTGAATTAAATTTATTTGAAAATAGATCACCAGCGATTTCAATCTTCCATTTTATTGGTACTATACACGAGTCGCTTTCTCAACCAGCACTAGGCTATGTTTCAAACTATCCGCGCAATTTTACTGCTTACCTTTTTCCTCTTCACCTTGAGTGCTCACTCTGCAAATCCTTTAGATTTAAACAAAAAATTAGGGATAAATCAGACGCAAGGCGAAAACCTAACCGCGGAAGAGAAACTCGCTCACATAGAGCGCAATACCAATGAACTAGCCGAAGTAGAGAAGAACTATATTGATTTAATCAATAACTATGAGAGTCATAAGCTCAATATTGAACATCAACTACAGGAAGCACAAGCTCCATTAATCTGGTCTAAAAACCAGGGGTTAACACAACAAGCCTCATTTGCTTACTTGCGCTTATCTGAATTAAAAGAGATAGAGGCTGAACTTCACGGCAAAATCACCCTTCTATTAAAAGAGCATAATCAACTTCCAAGTAAGATCATCAGTGCAAGAAAAGCACTCACCGCCCACAGCAAGAATAAGATCAAAGAAACAGGCAATATTGAAGAGAAACTTCTGGTTGCGCAACGCCAACTCTATACTCAAAGCCTATCGACACTTGAAGCTGAGCTTGCCAGTAGTCAAAAGCGAATCAACCTCAATCAGCAGCAGATGCAACTTGTTAGGAAACAGCTCTCTCAACAAGAGAGCCTCATTGAGTCGATTAATAGCGAGATGGCACAACAACGCCAACACAAAACAGACTCAACCATTGCCAAGAGTCTGATCGAAACGGCTAACGAACAGAACCCACTGACACAAGAGCTAAGCCAGAAAAATCGTGAATACGCAGATGAGCTAAAAAAATTAACTCTCCTAACTAATGAGGCCATTAAGCAGCAAGAGAAGGCTGAAAACCTTTACCAACAACAAGCAAAACAACTAACAAATATCCAGCAACAGATCAGTTGGATTAAATTAAGCTCAGCCTTTGGCGAACGCTTTTTACAGATACTGCAATCGCTCCCCTCTGTACCAGATCAAGAGAAGCTACAAACTAAAATAGCCAATAGCAGACTGATAAAATATCAATTAGAGCAAGATCAAACATTAAATGGCCAACAGCTACAGTCAATAGGCTCCTTTACTCTCATTCAGAATCAGTTACTTAATTCACAACATGATCTATTGGTGCAACTGCTTCAAGGTTACGATCTCTATCTGAGTGAGCTTGCCGATCTTAGAGTTATTTATGAGCAACTAACTCAGCAAAATTTAACCATAAAAAGTACTCTTAATGAGCACCTATTTTGGGTCCCTAATGCAAACTCAATAGGCAAGTTATGGTTCACTGATCTGCTGCAAAGCACTCAATGGTTGATTGCTCAACAGCCATTAA
This window encodes:
- the asd gene encoding archaetidylserine decarboxylase (Phosphatidylserine decarboxylase is synthesized as a single chain precursor. Generation of the pyruvoyl active site from a Ser is coupled to cleavage of a Gly-Ser bond between the larger (beta) and smaller (alpha chains). It is an integral membrane protein.) translates to MDKIKIALQYMMPKHLISRLVGKLAAAEMGSVTTAAIKWFIKQYKIDMSEAAQSSPEAYSTFNDFFTRALKPGIRPISDKKDYIVHPVDGAVSQCGPIKHGQIFQAKGHEYSSLALLGDRADDAKRFEDGDFATIYLAPKDYHRIHMPIKGTLSKMTYVPGELFSVNPLTAENVPGLFARNERVVAIFETEIGPMAMVLVGATIVASIETIWAGTVTPPTGKKVFTWDYPTEGPAALTLDKGAEMGRFKLGSTVVMLFAKDALDDFADDVTPKAVTRMGQPFAKIED
- a CDS encoding DMT family transporter; translation: MTQAESNRQSGLLELHIAVLLFGGTALFSKLIPLGALDITLLRCLIAATALALLVKASKSRLRLDSSKDYFIAIGLGIVVSLHWVTYFASMQLSSVAIGMIAFFTYPVMTVLVEPFFTGSPIKKVDIISGLVVLTGVILLIPEANLGNDVTLGIAIGILSAIFFTVRNLLHKRYFSAYSGSKAMFYQTAVAVIFLAPWHTIELGQIEQNVWWMILLLGVVFTAAPHALFTAALRHLSAKTVSLVSCLQPFYGAMLALLFLGETLDLKTTIGGFLVVATSIFETQQSRKQPKVAPSKN